The Micromonospora sp. NBC_00421 genome contains a region encoding:
- a CDS encoding glutamine amidotransferase, translating to MKVLLLGESWFIHLIHQKGFDSFTNSEYQEGGHEFKAALLAQGWEVDHVPAHRIAERMPTTADGLRQYDCIVISDVGANTFLLTPNVFSNSASEPNRLTALRDYVETGGALLMVGGYLSFAGIEGKARYGQSPLADILPVELLTTDDRVEVPEAIPPRVLGVHPALPDGQQQWPGLLGYNRTRQRPEGKVLVEVGADPLIAVRQVGAGRTGVFTSDLAPHWAPPPFLAWPDYPQLWVRLISWLAARD from the coding sequence GTGAAGGTTTTGCTACTCGGCGAGTCGTGGTTCATCCACCTGATCCACCAGAAGGGTTTCGACAGCTTCACCAACAGCGAGTACCAGGAGGGCGGCCACGAGTTCAAGGCGGCGCTGCTGGCTCAGGGCTGGGAGGTCGACCATGTTCCGGCGCACCGTATCGCCGAGAGGATGCCGACCACCGCCGACGGTCTTCGGCAGTACGACTGCATCGTGATCAGCGACGTGGGGGCGAACACCTTCCTGCTGACGCCGAACGTGTTCAGTAACTCGGCCAGTGAACCCAACCGCCTCACGGCCCTCCGCGATTACGTAGAGACGGGTGGCGCCCTGCTGATGGTCGGCGGATACCTCTCCTTCGCCGGCATCGAGGGCAAGGCACGGTACGGGCAGAGCCCGCTGGCCGACATCCTTCCGGTGGAACTGCTGACCACCGACGACCGGGTGGAGGTGCCCGAGGCGATCCCGCCCCGGGTCCTCGGCGTTCATCCCGCGCTGCCGGACGGGCAGCAGCAGTGGCCCGGTCTACTCGGCTACAACCGCACCCGGCAACGTCCGGAAGGGAAGGTCCTGGTCGAGGTCGGCGCCGACCCGCTGATCGCGGTCCGGCAGGTGGGTGCGGGACGGACCGGTGTCTTCACCTCCGACCTGGCACCGCACTGGGCGCCACCGCCCTTCCTGGCCTGGCCGGATTACCCGCAGTTGTGGGTCCGACTCATCTCGTGGCTGGCCGCCCGTGACTGA
- a CDS encoding IS5 family transposase (programmed frameshift), whose amino-acid sequence MVSDELWAEVEALLPPRPPRRYRYPGRKPLDDRKVLCGILFVLYTAIPWDYLPQELGFGSGMTCWRRLRDWNSAGVWQRLHEVLLGKLRASGQLDRSRAVIDGSTSGRSRAAKKTGPSPVDRRKPGSKHHVITDTGGIPLAAALTGGNRHDVTQLMPLVDRVPRIRGIRGRPRQRPQWLYADRGYDYDCYRRQLRARGITPVIARRGHGSGPGTRRWVVEQTIALLHWFRRLRIRWEIRDDIHEAILTLACAIICWRRLQRSKS is encoded by the exons ATCGTCTCGGACGAGTTGTGGGCCGAGGTCGAAGCTCTGTTGCCACCGCGTCCGCCTCGCCGGTACCGCTATCCCGGGCGGAAGCCCCTGGATGACCGCAAGGTGCTCTGCGGGATCCTGTTCGTGCTCTACACCGCGATTCCGTGGGATTACCTGCCTCAGGAACTCGGCTTCGGCTCGGGGATGACGTGTTGGCGCAGGTTACGGGACTGGAACAGCGCCGGTGTCTGGCAGCGGTTGCATGAGGTTCTGCTCGGTAAGCTCCGCGCCAGCGGGCAGCTCGACCGGTCTCGGGCGGTGATCGACGGTTCCACGTCCGGGCGCTCAAGGGCGGCCAA AAAAACCGGTCCGAGTCCGGTCGACCGCCGCAAGCCGGGCTCGAAACACCACGTCATCACCGACACGGGCGGCATTCCCCTCGCTGCGGCGTTGACCGGCGGCAACCGCCACGACGTCACCCAGCTCATGCCTCTGGTCGACAGGGTCCCCCGCATCAGGGGCATCCGTGGACGGCCCCGGCAGCGACCACAGTGGCTGTACGCCGACCGTGGCTACGACTACGACTGCTACCGCCGCCAGCTTCGGGCGAGGGGCATCACCCCTGTCATCGCCCGACGCGGCCACGGCTCCGGCCCCGGCACCCGACGATGGGTCGTCGAGCAAACCATCGCACTGCTGCACTGGTTCCGCCGCCTACGCATCCGCTGGGAGATCCGCGACGACATCCACGAAGCCATCCTCACCCTCGCCTGCGCCATCATCTGCTGGCGCAGACTCCAACGCTCAAAGAGTTAG
- a CDS encoding transposase, with protein MDRVRRYPSDLTDGEWALVEPMLPSPQWMGRPEKHPRRAVVDGILYVVRTGCAWRYLPVDFPPWQTVYSHFQRWNRRGVTDRNLTELREEVRLAHDRQPEPTAGIIDSQSVR; from the coding sequence ATGGATCGAGTGCGGCGGTACCCGTCTGACCTGACCGATGGCGAGTGGGCGCTCGTCGAGCCGATGCTGCCGTCGCCGCAGTGGATGGGCAGGCCGGAGAAGCACCCGCGTCGGGCGGTCGTCGACGGCATCCTGTACGTGGTGCGGACCGGGTGTGCGTGGCGGTACCTGCCGGTGGACTTTCCGCCCTGGCAGACGGTGTACTCCCATTTCCAGCGGTGGAACCGGCGGGGTGTGACCGATCGGAACCTCACCGAGCTGCGGGAGGAGGTCCGCCTGGCCCATGACCGGCAGCCCGAGCCGACAGCGGGGATCATCGACTCCCAGAGCGTCCGCTGA
- a CDS encoding N-acyl homoserine lactonase family protein: MMRIHQIVTGELESSLSVSLLNSGAHPDLDRSKVLPYGFRNDIRRRNGELTEGVMVPVPVWLIEGAGQTILIDTGLGAIDEVSAMQSRYGVDFVASRGEDQDLVAGLARHGVRPADVDVVVLTHLHFDHVGNNELFPRAKFIVQRDELPQAVAPPSFCMFYYPDYSYKVTDIRDRLEVIDGDVDIADGVRLVKIGGHTPGCMVVMVETARGTVCLTSDVMYNYRNLELNWPMGSFWNLPELMRGYARLRHEADLIIPEHDWQFREHFPSGTIE; encoded by the coding sequence ATGATGCGGATCCACCAGATCGTCACCGGTGAACTGGAGAGTTCACTCTCGGTCAGCCTGCTCAACAGCGGTGCCCATCCGGACCTGGACCGGTCGAAGGTCCTGCCGTACGGCTTCCGGAACGACATCCGGCGGCGCAACGGTGAGCTCACCGAGGGGGTGATGGTGCCGGTGCCGGTCTGGCTGATCGAGGGGGCTGGCCAGACCATCCTGATCGACACCGGACTGGGCGCCATCGATGAGGTGTCGGCGATGCAGAGCCGCTACGGGGTGGACTTCGTTGCTTCCCGTGGCGAAGACCAGGATCTGGTCGCCGGGCTTGCCCGGCACGGAGTCCGCCCGGCCGACGTGGACGTGGTGGTGCTGACCCACCTGCACTTCGACCACGTCGGCAACAACGAGCTCTTCCCGAGGGCGAAGTTCATCGTGCAACGCGACGAACTGCCGCAGGCCGTCGCGCCACCGTCGTTCTGCATGTTCTATTACCCCGATTACTCGTACAAGGTCACTGATATTCGGGACCGTCTGGAGGTGATCGACGGCGACGTCGACATCGCCGACGGGGTCCGGCTCGTCAAGATCGGTGGGCACACCCCCGGCTGCATGGTGGTCATGGTCGAGACCGCCCGAGGCACCGTCTGCCTGACCAGCGACGTCATGTACAACTACCGCAATCTTGAGCTGAACTGGCCGATGGGCTCGTTCTGGAACCTACCGGAACTCATGCGCGGCTATGCCCGCCTCCGGCACGAGGCTGATCTCATCATCCCCGAACATGACTGGCAGTTCCGCGAGCATTTCCCGAGCGGGACGATCGAATAG
- a CDS encoding ABC transporter ATP-binding protein, which translates to MAVIDVEDVSKEFQARRADVLALSRTTLRIEGNQVVCVVGPSGCGKTTLLNLIAGFLRPSAGRVLVDGSPVTGPDSSRAVVFQSDAVFPWLTVRRNVEYGLRLRGVDRTARKERVDRYLDLVGLADFADAYPKELSGGMRKRVDIARAYTSGPEVLLLDEPFGALDIFTREAMWLALHHVNLAEPKTIVFVTHDIEEALFVGDRVIVMTPRPARVHQDITVPFDRRGDLDLRGSKEFQDMRIQISRSLREVSGDRT; encoded by the coding sequence ATGGCGGTCATTGACGTCGAGGATGTCAGTAAGGAGTTCCAGGCGCGGCGGGCCGACGTGCTGGCGCTGTCCAGGACCACCCTGCGGATCGAGGGCAACCAGGTCGTCTGTGTCGTCGGGCCGAGCGGCTGTGGTAAGACCACCCTGCTCAACCTCATCGCCGGCTTCCTGCGGCCGAGTGCCGGTCGAGTGCTGGTTGACGGCAGTCCGGTCACCGGGCCGGACAGCTCGCGAGCGGTGGTCTTCCAGTCAGACGCGGTCTTCCCATGGCTGACCGTGCGCCGCAACGTCGAGTACGGGCTGCGGCTGCGCGGTGTCGACCGGACCGCTCGGAAGGAGCGGGTCGACCGGTATCTCGACCTGGTCGGGCTCGCCGACTTCGCGGATGCATACCCGAAGGAACTCTCTGGCGGCATGCGCAAGCGGGTCGACATCGCCCGCGCCTACACCTCCGGCCCCGAGGTGCTGCTGCTGGACGAGCCGTTCGGCGCACTGGACATCTTCACCCGCGAGGCGATGTGGCTCGCGTTGCACCACGTCAACCTGGCGGAGCCGAAGACCATCGTCTTCGTCACCCACGACATCGAGGAGGCGCTCTTCGTGGGCGACCGGGTGATCGTCATGACCCCGCGTCCGGCGCGGGTGCACCAGGACATCACGGTGCCCTTCGATCGGCGCGGTGACCTCGATCTACGGGGCAGCAAGGAATTCCAGGACATGCGGATCCAGATCTCGCGGAGTCTTCGGGAGGTGTCCGGTGACCGCACCTGA
- a CDS encoding ABC transporter substrate-binding protein, with product MSTRKLAVGLVVTALALTACNAETESGKAADGTTTIRLGISPFQDTMLPIIAEEKGWFKAEGLNVELKSLAWDAIMPAVASNGIDAAINNTTGVVSVANKADNVVYWYAWNPFTEGSALMGKKGSGLKTLEDFVATGLPEEAARAETFKQLKGRTIVTTMSTDMGKQVVAALESVGLKQSDVKLVDLDPDQGLAAFLSGTGDAYLGGIPQRVRATAEGMPVLASGPDLAPPPINGLVTTTEFAGENEEALLKLVKVFHRIVRYCDANTADCGKTITERLNRDTGANLTVQGFQDFWQKFELYAPNAKATKELILDPSGISYWKKTWDGDNSYLTANKSIPAPVDAGKHFLVEQTWNKYVEKYGADETGF from the coding sequence ATGTCAACCAGAAAGCTCGCCGTCGGCCTTGTCGTCACCGCGCTCGCCCTGACCGCCTGCAACGCCGAGACCGAATCCGGTAAGGCCGCCGACGGCACGACGACCATCCGGCTCGGCATCTCGCCGTTCCAGGACACCATGCTTCCGATCATCGCCGAGGAGAAGGGGTGGTTCAAGGCCGAAGGGCTCAACGTCGAGCTGAAGTCGCTCGCCTGGGACGCCATCATGCCGGCGGTCGCCTCCAACGGCATCGACGCGGCCATCAACAACACCACCGGCGTGGTCTCGGTCGCCAACAAGGCCGACAACGTCGTCTACTGGTACGCCTGGAACCCGTTCACCGAGGGCTCCGCGCTGATGGGCAAGAAGGGCTCCGGGCTGAAGACCCTCGAGGACTTCGTCGCCACCGGCCTCCCCGAGGAGGCCGCCCGGGCCGAGACCTTCAAACAGCTCAAGGGGCGGACCATCGTCACCACCATGTCGACCGACATGGGCAAGCAGGTGGTCGCCGCACTGGAGTCGGTCGGGTTGAAGCAGTCCGACGTCAAGCTGGTCGACCTCGACCCGGACCAGGGCCTCGCCGCCTTCCTCAGTGGCACCGGTGACGCGTACCTCGGCGGCATTCCGCAGCGGGTCCGGGCCACCGCGGAGGGGATGCCGGTGCTCGCCTCCGGCCCCGACCTGGCCCCGCCGCCGATCAACGGACTGGTCACCACCACCGAGTTCGCCGGAGAGAACGAGGAGGCGTTGCTCAAGCTGGTCAAGGTGTTCCACCGGATCGTGCGGTACTGCGACGCCAACACCGCCGACTGCGGCAAGACCATCACCGAACGGCTCAACCGGGACACCGGCGCCAACCTGACCGTGCAGGGATTCCAGGACTTCTGGCAGAAGTTCGAGCTGTACGCGCCCAACGCCAAGGCAACGAAGGAACTGATTCTCGACCCGAGCGGAATCTCCTACTGGAAGAAGACCTGGGACGGCGACAACAGCTACCTGACCGCCAACAAATCCATCCCGGCACCGGTCGACGCCGGCAAGCACTTCCTGGTGGAACAGACCTGGAACAAGTACGTCGAGAAGTACGGCGCGGACGAGACCGGCTTCTAA
- a CDS encoding ribokinase: protein MVAAAACSVAAAAAGSVTTGWGEAEPAEVVVVGSANVDRVVRIDRLPRPGETVLAADPRIGAGGKGANQAVALAVLGRRVALRAAVGSDAAGSFLIDNLRRLGVETSGVRRLGEGVGTGEAVILLDRKGENSIVVIEGANRRLTAADVGPIDPETAAVLVQCEVPVDAIRAALSTADAGQLRVLNPAPAGVVDVGLLELVDVLVPNRVELAQLTGARDDELNDLVGVRAALAALPVPRVVVTLGAVGALVRDGQRYELVPAPVVPVVDTTGAGDCFCAALTSALIEGADLIDAANVAVAAAALSTRAIGAQGGLPNRVEVDSFLAGAANR from the coding sequence GTGGTCGCGGCGGCGGCCTGCTCGGTGGCCGCCGCGGCGGCCGGCTCGGTGACGACCGGGTGGGGAGAGGCCGAACCCGCCGAGGTGGTGGTGGTCGGCAGCGCCAATGTCGATCGGGTGGTCCGGATCGACCGGCTGCCCCGCCCGGGGGAGACGGTGCTCGCCGCCGATCCTCGGATCGGCGCCGGTGGCAAGGGCGCCAATCAGGCCGTGGCACTGGCCGTGCTGGGACGCCGGGTGGCTCTGCGCGCCGCCGTCGGCTCCGATGCCGCCGGCAGCTTCCTGATCGACAACCTGCGCCGGCTCGGGGTGGAAACGTCAGGGGTGCGCCGCCTCGGCGAGGGCGTCGGCACCGGCGAGGCGGTGATCCTGCTGGACCGAAAGGGCGAGAACTCGATCGTCGTCATTGAGGGCGCCAACCGTCGACTGACGGCAGCGGATGTTGGGCCGATCGACCCGGAAACGGCGGCGGTGCTCGTGCAGTGCGAGGTGCCGGTCGACGCGATCCGGGCGGCGCTCTCCACCGCCGACGCCGGTCAGTTGAGGGTGCTCAACCCGGCTCCCGCCGGTGTGGTCGACGTCGGGCTGCTCGAACTGGTGGATGTGCTGGTGCCGAACCGGGTCGAGTTGGCCCAGCTCACCGGCGCTCGGGACGACGAATTGAACGACCTCGTCGGAGTACGGGCGGCCCTGGCTGCCCTGCCGGTGCCACGGGTGGTGGTGACCCTCGGCGCCGTCGGGGCGTTGGTCCGGGACGGGCAGCGGTATGAGCTGGTGCCGGCTCCGGTGGTGCCGGTTGTCGACACGACAGGAGCCGGTGACTGCTTCTGTGCGGCGCTGACCTCGGCGCTGATCGAGGGGGCCGACCTGATCGATGCAGCGAATGTCGCCGTGGCCGCTGCCGCACTGTCGACTCGCGCGATCGGTGCTCAGGGCGGCCTACCGAACCGCGTCGAGGTCGACTCGTTTTTGGCCGGTGCGGCCAACCGGTAG
- a CDS encoding ABC transporter permease: MGLLALWWLLTDLTGTIRPLYFPAPTEVLSALQQIWRSMLPDAGATLLRVLFSWSLGSAAGILIGLLMVRSRILFHTLTPVIEALRPVPPVALIPFVILWFGIGDSGKLFLGSLACFMVMVVNTIVSANNVSPVYGRAARSLGAGEGQVYRTVILPAIVPEIVSGLRIGSALAFAVVVAAEFLGAEQGIGRLIMQASRTLNTPVVLIGTIVIAIEAVAVDRLIKFVSSRITRWSESSS, encoded by the coding sequence GTGGGGCTGCTCGCCCTCTGGTGGCTGCTCACCGACCTGACCGGCACGATCAGGCCGCTCTACTTCCCGGCCCCGACCGAGGTGCTCAGCGCCCTGCAGCAGATCTGGCGGAGCATGCTGCCGGACGCCGGGGCCACCCTGCTCCGGGTGCTCTTCTCCTGGTCACTCGGCTCGGCTGCCGGCATTCTGATCGGTCTGTTGATGGTCCGTTCCCGGATTCTCTTTCACACCCTCACCCCGGTTATCGAGGCACTGCGACCGGTTCCACCGGTGGCCCTGATCCCGTTCGTCATCCTCTGGTTCGGCATCGGCGACAGCGGCAAGCTCTTCCTGGGCTCCCTGGCCTGCTTCATGGTCATGGTGGTCAACACGATCGTGTCGGCAAACAACGTCAGCCCGGTCTACGGTCGCGCGGCCCGCTCGTTGGGTGCCGGCGAGGGGCAGGTCTACCGGACCGTGATTCTGCCCGCCATCGTTCCCGAAATCGTCTCCGGGTTGCGGATCGGCAGCGCGCTCGCCTTCGCGGTGGTGGTGGCGGCCGAGTTCCTCGGTGCCGAACAGGGCATCGGCCGGCTGATCATGCAGGCCAGCCGGACGCTGAACACCCCCGTGGTGCTGATCGGCACCATCGTCATCGCCATCGAGGCGGTGGCCGTCGACCGGCTCATCAAATTCGTCAGCTCACGCATCACACGCTGGTCCGAAAGCTCTTCCTGA